A stretch of the Lactuca sativa cultivar Salinas chromosome 9, Lsat_Salinas_v11, whole genome shotgun sequence genome encodes the following:
- the LOC122196177 gene encoding cyclic nucleotide-gated ion channel 4-like translates to MNSRHRFSDDYSDTTDDYSGDETLEVESTESKSSIHGGAFRRGVLLAWEQVYLLACITGMFIDPLFFYILSIRDSWMCVFIDGWFAITVTVVRCMTDALHVANMWLQFKWNRWSRYDVGSRHDDRNSCNVSRKAFMFDLFVILPIPQVYQTFDRNYYTDKSIIILIHVNFRLRQNLRTR, encoded by the coding sequence ATGAATAGCAGGCATCGTTTTTCCGATGATTACTCCGACACAACCGACGACTACTCCGGCGATGAAACACTGGAAGTGGAGTCGACGGAGAGTAAGAGCAGCATTCACGGCGGCGCATTCCGTCGAGGTGTTTTACTGGCGTGGGAACAGGTTTATTTGCTTGCATGCATCACCGGTATGTTCATCGACCCGCTGTTTTTCTACATACTCTCCATACGCGACTCCTGGATGTGTGTGTTTATCGACGGGTGGTTTGCTATCACCGTCACGGTGGTCCGGTGCATGACCGACGCCTTACACGTGGCCAACATGTGGTTACAGTTCAAGTGGAACAGGTGGTCGCGTTACGACGTCGGATCACGACATGACGACAGGAATTCATGCAACGTGTCCCGGAAGGCGTTCATGTTTGATCTCTTCGTCATCCTCCCAATCCCTCAGGTTTATCAGACATTTGACAGAAATTATTACACcgataaaagtattattattttaatacatGTCAACTTTCGATTAAGACAAAATCTAAGGACAAGATAA